A region of Pirellulales bacterium DNA encodes the following proteins:
- a CDS encoding DUF3592 domain-containing protein, translating into MRGGSAPDSFAARGAGGESVAGEESGIVVAARSFRMYGKKRGHRRTGSSAWGSLGEAVVFVFFLALGSVFLVLLLRMPVLPEWRANHDFVQTTGTVLEKRVGETPGLDGTSYRAEILIRYAVGEKQYEALTFDITFDSPWAYSSNRESRQAEIDQFKIATPCDVWYDPKAPATAVVVRGYSGWLWSLLLLPGSFIIIGGAGLIFALLHWGKSPEHLAAATQLAARLELFEESTPLAKDYPHVPRDANLTNSPGTRLKYRLPINTVRGWKLLAATFICFCWNGIVVGFVVMALPNRASGEAMETPSPTNWWLLLFTLPFLLVGLGMIYFLVRQVLIATGLGPTQLEISDHPLLPGRHYDLFLSQAGRLMIDSLEVDLVCDEQATYRQGTDTRTEQRRVCRQRVFDRRKFEIPQGMPFEQQCRIEIPADAMHSFSSDHNEVQWKFVVRGEIGGWPKYERSFPIVVFPRPAAISTKYEVQSAK; encoded by the coding sequence TTGCGCGGAGGATCCGCCCCCGATTCGTTTGCAGCCCGTGGGGCCGGCGGCGAGTCTGTCGCTGGCGAAGAATCGGGGATCGTCGTGGCCGCCCGCTCGTTTCGGATGTATGGCAAGAAGCGCGGCCATCGCCGCACTGGCTCCAGCGCTTGGGGGAGCTTGGGCGAGGCGGTCGTGTTCGTCTTCTTTCTCGCGCTGGGCAGCGTGTTCCTTGTGCTGCTGCTGCGAATGCCGGTGCTGCCCGAGTGGCGGGCGAATCACGATTTCGTGCAGACAACCGGGACCGTTCTCGAAAAACGCGTCGGTGAAACGCCGGGGCTCGATGGCACCAGCTACCGCGCCGAGATTCTCATTCGGTACGCAGTCGGCGAGAAGCAATACGAAGCGTTGACCTTCGATATTACGTTCGATTCTCCTTGGGCCTATTCGAGCAATCGCGAGTCGCGGCAGGCGGAGATCGATCAATTCAAGATCGCCACGCCCTGCGACGTTTGGTACGACCCGAAGGCCCCGGCGACGGCCGTCGTCGTGCGCGGCTATAGCGGCTGGCTCTGGTCGCTGTTGCTGCTTCCCGGTTCGTTCATCATCATCGGCGGCGCGGGGCTGATTTTTGCGCTGTTGCACTGGGGAAAGTCGCCGGAGCATTTGGCGGCGGCGACGCAATTGGCCGCGCGGCTGGAACTGTTCGAGGAATCGACCCCGCTGGCCAAAGACTATCCGCATGTGCCGCGCGACGCCAATCTCACGAACAGCCCCGGCACACGGCTTAAATACCGTTTGCCGATCAATACGGTGCGGGGTTGGAAGCTGCTTGCAGCGACGTTCATCTGTTTCTGCTGGAACGGGATCGTCGTGGGATTCGTTGTGATGGCCCTGCCGAACAGAGCGAGCGGCGAGGCGATGGAAACCCCGTCGCCGACGAACTGGTGGCTGTTGCTGTTCACATTGCCGTTCTTGCTCGTCGGGCTGGGGATGATTTACTTTCTGGTCCGGCAGGTGCTGATCGCAACCGGTCTAGGCCCGACGCAACTGGAAATCTCCGATCATCCGTTGCTCCCCGGCCGGCATTACGATCTGTTTCTCTCGCAGGCCGGCCGGCTGATGATCGATTCGCTTGAGGTCGATCTCGTATGCGATGAGCAGGCGACATACCGGCAAGGGACCGACACTCGCACGGAGCAGCGGCGCGTGTGCCGGCAGCGCGTGTTCGATCGCCGCAAGTTCGAGATTCCTCAAGGGATGCCGTTCGAGCAGCAGTGCCGGATCGAGATCCCCGCCGACGCGATGCACTCCTTCTCGTCGGACCACAACGAGGTGCAATGGAAGTTCGTCGTTCGCGGCGAGATCGGCGGCTGGCCCAAATACGAACGGAGCTTTCCGATCGTCGTGTTTCCCAGGCCGGCGGCGATAAGTACGAAGTACGAAGTACAAAGTGCGAAATAG
- a CDS encoding DNA-directed RNA polymerase subunit alpha C-terminal domain-containing protein → MTRIPLNHVAGQAKDLRERLEMSTAEIGLTVRTTNCLEEKGIFTVNDLLHSTREDLLSISNFGEKTLEEVYLALERIGFYRKTKRETVGV, encoded by the coding sequence GTGACGCGCATTCCTTTGAACCACGTCGCCGGGCAAGCCAAGGATCTAAGAGAGCGACTCGAAATGAGCACGGCCGAGATCGGCCTCACGGTCCGCACGACCAATTGCCTTGAAGAAAAAGGCATCTTCACCGTGAACGATCTCTTGCACTCGACCCGCGAAGACCTGCTCAGCATCTCCAACTTCGGCGAGAAAACGCTGGAGGAGGTCTATTTGGCGCTGGAGCGGATCGGCTTCTACCGCAAGACGAAGCGAGAAACCGTCGGCGTTTAA
- a CDS encoding GTPase yields MATNLTPQYHKAEEQYRRAATTEEELHWLEIMYREMPKHKASEKLQSELKQKISRTKKDLDAERKTAHKGQSVRVPRQGAGTAIVLGGPNSGKSQLIAALTRAKPEIAPYPFTTRAPLPGMMPWEDVMVQMIDTPPITRDYLESYMQGLIRGADLALLLVDLGSDDGIDQLQELLDRLNQTKTRLGKISRLDENDLGVSYTATLLVPNKIDLPEAADRLKMLHELCPLEFPELPISAAHGQGLERLRGAVFQSLDVIRVYTKLPTAKEADFERPFTIPRGHTLQDVAELVRKDFAEHLKFAKIWGTGVHDGTVVKRDHVMHDKDVVELHT; encoded by the coding sequence ATGGCCACCAATCTCACTCCGCAATACCACAAGGCTGAGGAGCAGTATCGTCGCGCGGCGACGACCGAGGAGGAGCTGCACTGGTTGGAGATCATGTATCGCGAGATGCCGAAGCACAAGGCGTCCGAAAAGCTCCAGTCCGAACTCAAGCAGAAGATCAGCCGCACGAAGAAGGACTTGGACGCCGAGCGCAAAACGGCCCACAAAGGCCAAAGCGTTCGCGTGCCTCGGCAAGGAGCCGGGACAGCAATCGTGCTTGGCGGCCCCAACAGTGGCAAGAGCCAGTTGATCGCCGCGCTTACGAGGGCCAAACCGGAAATCGCGCCGTATCCCTTCACGACCCGCGCGCCGCTTCCCGGCATGATGCCCTGGGAAGACGTGATGGTGCAGATGATCGACACGCCGCCGATCACGCGCGATTATCTCGAGTCGTACATGCAGGGACTGATTCGCGGCGCCGACTTGGCGCTGCTCCTGGTCGATCTGGGGAGCGACGATGGCATCGACCAACTGCAAGAATTGCTCGATCGGCTGAATCAGACGAAAACGCGTCTGGGAAAGATTTCGCGTCTCGACGAGAACGATCTCGGCGTTTCGTACACGGCTACGCTGCTCGTGCCGAACAAGATCGATCTTCCCGAGGCCGCCGATCGGCTGAAAATGCTGCATGAGCTATGTCCCTTGGAGTTTCCCGAGCTTCCGATCTCCGCCGCGCACGGCCAGGGTCTCGAGCGATTGCGCGGCGCCGTTTTTCAATCCCTCGACGTGATACGCGTCTACACGAAGCTGCCGACGGCAAAGGAAGCCGATTTCGAGCGTCCCTTCACGATCCCCCGCGGCCATACACTGCAAGATGTTGCGGAGTTGGTTCGCAAGGATTTCGCCGAGCATCTGAAGTTTGCCAAGATTTGGGGAACCGGCGTCCACGACGGGACGGTTGTCAAAAGGGACCACGTGATGCACGATAAGGACGTGGTGGAATTGCACACGTAG